From Actinopolymorpha cephalotaxi, one genomic window encodes:
- a CDS encoding allantoate amidohydrolase → MTAAGSGSFGNDFEQLWKALAPIGRDDRTGGYRRYSWTPAHQECERWFRDEAGRRDLTVEADGNGNLVAWWRPDPARVTGGVVTGSHLDSVPDGGAYDGPLGVVSAFAALDAIRAGGAAAGAGASAPTRPLGIAVFAEEEGARFGVPCLGSRLLTGALEPDRARGLRDADGVPLTDAMERAGVPVDLGPAPGLLRAPSAFVELHVEQGRALADLGAPVAVARDIWPHGRWRFEFGGRADHAGTTAMADRHDPMLTYAMTALAANKRARLTNARTTFGRVRVEPNATNAVPSLVRAWLDARAADEASLDALVEEIRRQAGDRAQRDGTRLEVHPESWTPRVEFDVRLRDRVAARLGSPPVLSTQAGHDAGILAAAGIPAAMLFVRNPTGVSHAPEEYAEPADCLAGVDALAAVLTDLLAG, encoded by the coding sequence ATGACAGCGGCCGGGAGTGGCTCGTTCGGGAACGACTTCGAGCAGCTGTGGAAGGCCCTCGCCCCGATCGGCCGGGACGACCGGACCGGCGGGTACCGCCGCTACTCGTGGACGCCGGCGCACCAGGAGTGCGAGCGGTGGTTCCGCGACGAGGCCGGCCGCCGTGACCTCACCGTGGAGGCCGACGGCAACGGCAACCTGGTCGCGTGGTGGCGGCCGGATCCCGCGCGGGTGACCGGCGGCGTCGTCACCGGCAGCCACCTCGACTCCGTACCCGACGGCGGCGCGTACGACGGGCCGCTCGGCGTGGTCTCGGCGTTCGCCGCGCTGGACGCGATCCGGGCCGGTGGCGCTGCTGCCGGGGCCGGGGCGAGCGCGCCGACCCGGCCGCTGGGCATCGCGGTGTTCGCCGAGGAGGAGGGCGCGCGGTTCGGCGTGCCCTGCCTGGGCTCGCGGCTGCTGACCGGAGCGCTGGAGCCGGACCGGGCGCGTGGCCTGCGAGACGCCGACGGCGTACCGCTCACCGACGCGATGGAGCGGGCCGGTGTGCCCGTCGACCTCGGGCCCGCACCCGGCCTGCTGCGCGCGCCGTCGGCGTTCGTCGAGCTGCACGTCGAGCAGGGCAGGGCCCTCGCCGACCTGGGCGCGCCCGTCGCCGTCGCGAGGGACATCTGGCCGCACGGCCGCTGGCGGTTCGAGTTCGGCGGGCGGGCCGATCATGCCGGGACGACCGCGATGGCCGACCGGCACGACCCGATGCTGACGTACGCCATGACCGCGCTCGCCGCCAACAAGCGGGCCCGGCTCACCAACGCCCGGACGACGTTCGGCCGGGTGCGGGTCGAGCCGAACGCCACCAACGCCGTGCCTTCCCTCGTCCGCGCCTGGCTGGACGCCCGCGCCGCCGACGAGGCGAGCCTGGACGCCCTGGTGGAGGAGATCCGCCGCCAGGCCGGCGACCGCGCCCAGCGCGACGGCACCCGGCTGGAGGTGCACCCGGAGTCGTGGACGCCGCGGGTGGAGTTCGACGTACGCCTGCGCGACCGGGTGGCCGCCCGGCTCGGTTCACCGCCGGTGCTGTCCACCCAGGCCGGGCACGACGCGGGCATCCTCGCCGCCGCCGGGATCCCGGCCGCGATGCTGTTCGTCCGCAACCCCACCGGCGTCTCGCACGCGCCGGAGGAGTACGCCGAACCCGCCGACTGCCTCGCCGGCGTGGACGCGCTGGCCGCGGTCCTCACCGACCTGCTGGCCGGATAG
- the hutU gene encoding urocanate hydratase has product MTHPPVDSHSGDSHASGPRTVTAPRGTTLHARGWPQEAALRMLQNNLDPEVAEHPQDLVVYGGSGRAARDWASFDALVRTLTTLADDETMLVQSGRPVGVLRTDEWAPRVLIANSHLVPDWATWEEFRRLEALGLTMYGQMTAGSWIYIGTQGILQGTYETFAAVAARLAERGVTAPDAAGSLAGTLTVTAGLGGMGGAQPLAVTMNGGVVICVECDDSRIRRRLDHRYLDVRADSLDHALRLAEEAVRARRPLSVGVLGNAAEVVPALLARSAPVDVVTDQTSAHDPLMYLPLGVGFDDWAAERARDPAGLVERARESMARHVEAMVGFLDAGAEVFDYGNSIRDEARKGGLTRAFAFPGFVPAYIRPLFCEGKGPFRWVALSGDPADIARTDRAVLELFPDNEPLARWIRLAGERVHFQGLPARICWLGYGERDRAGLRFNELVASGEVSAPIVIGRDHLDAGSVASPYRETEAMADGSDAIADWPLLNAMVNVASGAAWVSLHHGGGVGIGRSIHAGQVTVADGTPLAARKLARVLGNDPATGVIRHVDAGYERAEETARRLGVRTPMREGPAEGSAEASAEGSVEGSVQA; this is encoded by the coding sequence ATGACCCACCCGCCGGTCGACTCGCACTCGGGCGACTCACACGCCAGCGGCCCGCGCACGGTGACGGCGCCGCGCGGCACCACGCTGCACGCCCGCGGCTGGCCGCAGGAGGCGGCGCTGCGGATGCTGCAGAACAACCTCGACCCGGAGGTGGCCGAGCATCCGCAGGACCTCGTTGTGTACGGCGGAAGTGGCCGGGCCGCCCGCGACTGGGCGAGCTTCGACGCTCTCGTCCGTACTCTCACCACGCTCGCCGACGACGAGACGATGCTGGTGCAGTCGGGCCGGCCGGTCGGGGTGCTGCGTACCGACGAGTGGGCGCCGCGGGTGCTGATCGCCAACTCCCACCTGGTGCCGGACTGGGCGACGTGGGAGGAGTTCCGCCGGCTGGAGGCGCTCGGCCTCACGATGTACGGCCAGATGACCGCCGGCTCGTGGATCTACATCGGTACGCAGGGCATTCTGCAGGGCACGTACGAGACGTTCGCCGCGGTCGCGGCCCGGCTCGCCGAACGCGGCGTCACCGCTCCGGACGCGGCCGGCTCGCTGGCCGGGACGCTCACCGTCACCGCCGGTCTCGGCGGGATGGGCGGTGCCCAGCCGCTCGCGGTGACCATGAACGGCGGCGTGGTGATCTGCGTGGAGTGCGACGACAGCCGGATCCGACGCCGGCTCGACCACCGCTACCTCGACGTCCGCGCGGACTCCCTCGACCACGCGCTCCGGCTGGCCGAGGAGGCGGTGCGGGCGCGGCGGCCGCTCTCGGTCGGGGTGCTCGGCAACGCCGCCGAGGTGGTGCCCGCGCTGCTGGCCCGCAGCGCCCCGGTCGACGTGGTGACCGACCAGACCTCCGCGCACGACCCGTTGATGTACCTCCCGCTCGGGGTGGGCTTCGACGACTGGGCCGCTGAGCGCGCGCGTGACCCCGCGGGGCTGGTGGAGCGCGCACGGGAGTCGATGGCCCGCCACGTCGAGGCGATGGTGGGCTTCCTGGACGCCGGCGCGGAGGTGTTCGACTACGGCAACTCCATCCGCGACGAGGCCCGCAAGGGCGGGTTGACACGGGCGTTCGCCTTCCCCGGTTTCGTTCCGGCGTACATCCGGCCGCTGTTCTGCGAGGGCAAGGGACCGTTTCGCTGGGTGGCGCTGTCCGGCGACCCGGCCGACATCGCGCGTACGGACAGGGCGGTGCTCGAGCTGTTCCCGGACAACGAGCCGCTGGCCCGGTGGATCCGGTTGGCCGGTGAACGCGTCCACTTCCAGGGACTGCCCGCGCGGATCTGCTGGCTCGGCTACGGCGAACGCGACCGCGCCGGGCTGCGGTTCAACGAACTGGTCGCGTCGGGAGAGGTCTCGGCGCCGATCGTGATCGGCCGCGACCACCTCGACGCCGGCTCGGTCGCCTCCCCCTACCGCGAGACCGAGGCGATGGCCGACGGCTCGGACGCGATCGCCGACTGGCCGCTGCTGAACGCGATGGTGAACGTCGCCTCCGGCGCCGCCTGGGTCTCCCTGCACCACGGCGGCGGCGTCGGGATCGGCCGGTCGATCCACGCCGGCCAGGTCACCGTCGCCGACGGGACGCCCCTCGCCGCCCGTAAGCTCGCCCGGGTGCTGGGAAACGACCCGGCCACCGGTGTCATCCGGCACGTCGACGCGGGGTACGAACGAGCCGAGGAGACCGCGCGCCGGCTCGGCGTCCGCACACCCATGCGGGAAGGGCCGGCGGAAGGTTCGGCGGAAGCGTCGGCGGAAGGTTCGGTGGAAGGATCCGTGCAGGCATGA
- the hutH gene encoding histidine ammonia-lyase, whose product MVDFAQADTVQVGTGPLTEADVVAVARYAARVILAPEALTALAAGRAAVERLGSSTSPAYGISTGFGALATRHIPRESRARLQRSLIRSHAAGSGPETETEVVRAMMLLRLSTLATGRTGVRPETAEALQALLNAGITPVVPEYGSLGCSGDLAPLAHVALALTGEGEVRTAVGSGLEAAGMVQPAAQALAAAGIAPVVLAEKEGLALINGTDGMLGMLVLACHDLDRLIQTADLTAAMSVEALLGTDRVFAPELQALRPHPGPTAAAAHMRALLAGSAIVASHAGPADTRVQDAYSLRCAPQVNGAARDTLAHARTVAEYELAAAIDNPVVLRDGRVESNGNFHGAPLAYVLDFLAIVAADVASMSERRTDRFLDVARNHGLPAFLADDPGLDSGHMIAQYTAAAIVSELKRLAVPASVDSIPSSAMQEDHVSMGWSAGRKLRLSVDGLTRVLAIELLTAARGLDLRVPLAPAPATAAALRELRLRVFGPGPDRQLSREIDAAVAVVTDGLALAAADTVLERGALAEGGGPDEAGGGGGDQPHRPRPGGAG is encoded by the coding sequence ATGGTCGACTTCGCCCAGGCCGACACCGTCCAGGTCGGCACCGGCCCGCTCACCGAGGCCGACGTCGTCGCGGTGGCGCGGTACGCCGCACGGGTGATTCTCGCCCCCGAGGCGCTGACCGCGCTGGCCGCCGGGCGGGCGGCGGTGGAGCGGCTCGGCTCGTCGACCTCGCCGGCGTACGGCATATCCACCGGTTTCGGTGCACTCGCCACCCGGCACATCCCGCGGGAGTCCCGGGCCAGGTTGCAGCGCAGTCTGATCCGTTCCCACGCCGCCGGATCTGGTCCGGAGACGGAGACCGAGGTCGTCCGGGCGATGATGTTGCTGCGCCTTTCCACCCTCGCCACCGGCCGGACCGGCGTACGGCCGGAGACGGCGGAGGCGTTGCAGGCGCTGCTGAACGCCGGGATCACGCCGGTTGTCCCGGAGTACGGCAGTCTCGGATGCTCCGGTGATCTGGCCCCGCTGGCACACGTGGCGCTGGCCCTCACCGGAGAGGGCGAGGTCCGTACCGCAGTCGGCTCCGGGCTGGAGGCGGCCGGCATGGTGCAACCCGCCGCCCAGGCCCTCGCGGCGGCCGGCATCGCCCCGGTCGTGCTGGCCGAGAAGGAGGGCCTCGCCCTCATCAACGGCACCGACGGCATGCTCGGGATGCTCGTCCTCGCCTGCCACGACCTGGACCGGCTGATCCAGACCGCGGACCTCACCGCCGCGATGAGTGTGGAGGCGCTGCTCGGCACCGACCGGGTGTTCGCGCCGGAACTCCAGGCGTTGCGTCCGCATCCGGGCCCGACCGCGGCGGCCGCCCACATGCGGGCGCTGCTGGCCGGGTCCGCGATCGTGGCGAGTCACGCCGGCCCCGCCGACACCCGCGTCCAGGACGCGTACTCCCTGCGATGTGCCCCACAGGTCAACGGCGCGGCGCGGGACACGCTGGCGCACGCGCGGACGGTGGCGGAGTACGAGCTCGCCGCGGCGATCGACAACCCGGTGGTGCTGCGGGACGGGCGGGTGGAGTCCAACGGAAACTTCCACGGCGCGCCGCTCGCGTACGTGCTCGACTTCCTCGCGATCGTCGCCGCCGACGTGGCGAGCATGTCCGAACGCCGGACCGACCGGTTCCTCGACGTCGCCCGCAACCACGGCCTGCCGGCGTTCCTCGCCGACGACCCGGGCCTGGACTCCGGCCACATGATCGCGCAGTACACCGCGGCGGCGATCGTCAGCGAGCTGAAGCGGCTCGCCGTGCCGGCCAGCGTGGACTCCATCCCGTCCTCGGCGATGCAGGAGGACCACGTGTCGATGGGCTGGTCGGCGGGGCGCAAGCTGCGGTTGTCGGTGGACGGTCTCACCCGGGTGCTGGCGATCGAGTTGCTGACCGCCGCGCGGGGACTGGACCTGCGGGTGCCGCTGGCGCCGGCACCGGCGACCGCGGCGGCGCTGCGCGAGCTGCGGCTGCGGGTCTTCGGCCCCGGACCGGACCGGCAGCTGTCCCGGGAGATCGACGCCGCGGTGGCCGTGGTCACCGACGGGCTGGCCCTGGCCGCCGCCGACACGGTGCTCGAGCGCGGCGCACTGGCGGAGGGCGGCGGTCCGGACGAGGCTGGTGGGGGCGGCGGCGACCAGCCGCACCGACCACGGCCAGGAGGTGCCGGATGA
- a CDS encoding YeeE/YedE family protein — MSSGTTSPSTSASTGTGVLSRTASGPARFLTGATSAPTPQAAPLGRVSRVPLVIATLATIALAAYVWVSYGAKPGVLLLLGAGLGVALFHSRFGFTSAWRQLVAVGNGAGLRAHALLLGTTATLFALVIGTGTGLFGSVPAPSAGPLGVGLLVGSFLFGAGMQIGGACASGTLFAVGSGQSTIVLTLGGFIVGSVLYAWAYPVVDTLPALPPYVLADHVGWLGSWAITILALLVVVAVTRVVQARRVPPPVAPVPTSRGVLRAVRGSWPLWVGAVVLAVLGAAVLVVSGGAWGVTSAFTLWGSKALQAVGFHPETWAYWQEPKQAQSLAGPILTDKTSLTDIGIMLGAAVAAAAGGAWTLHRRIPAGTAIAAVLGGILMGVGARLAGGCNIGAYLAGIASGSLHGWVWGLCALAGTWVGLRGRAAFGLANPRRDDSVC; from the coding sequence ATGTCCAGCGGCACCACCTCCCCCTCCACATCCGCGTCCACCGGCACCGGAGTCCTGTCCAGGACCGCCTCCGGGCCGGCGCGCTTCCTGACCGGCGCCACGTCCGCGCCCACCCCGCAGGCCGCACCACTCGGCCGCGTCTCCCGGGTGCCGCTGGTGATCGCCACCCTCGCCACGATCGCGCTGGCCGCCTACGTCTGGGTGTCGTACGGCGCGAAACCCGGGGTGCTGCTCCTGCTCGGCGCCGGGCTCGGTGTCGCGCTGTTCCACTCCAGGTTCGGCTTCACCTCCGCGTGGCGGCAGCTGGTCGCGGTTGGCAACGGCGCGGGCCTGCGTGCGCACGCGCTGCTGCTCGGCACCACCGCGACGTTGTTCGCGCTGGTCATCGGCACTGGTACCGGCCTGTTCGGCAGCGTTCCCGCACCGAGTGCCGGCCCGCTGGGCGTCGGCCTGCTGGTCGGCTCGTTCCTCTTCGGTGCCGGCATGCAGATCGGCGGCGCCTGCGCGTCCGGGACGTTGTTCGCGGTCGGCTCCGGCCAGTCCACGATCGTGCTCACCCTCGGCGGCTTCATCGTCGGCTCGGTCCTCTACGCCTGGGCCTACCCGGTCGTCGACACTCTGCCGGCCCTCCCGCCGTACGTCCTCGCCGACCACGTCGGCTGGCTGGGGTCGTGGGCGATCACGATCCTCGCGCTGCTCGTGGTCGTCGCGGTGACGCGTGTGGTGCAGGCCCGCCGGGTGCCGCCGCCGGTCGCACCGGTGCCGACCAGTCGCGGCGTACTGCGGGCGGTTCGCGGCTCGTGGCCGCTGTGGGTCGGCGCGGTCGTCCTCGCGGTGCTCGGCGCCGCCGTCCTGGTGGTGTCCGGCGGTGCCTGGGGCGTGACCAGCGCGTTCACCCTGTGGGGTTCGAAGGCGCTGCAGGCGGTCGGTTTCCACCCGGAGACCTGGGCGTACTGGCAGGAACCCAAGCAGGCGCAGTCGCTCGCCGGCCCGATCCTCACTGACAAGACGAGCTTGACAGACATCGGCATCATGCTCGGCGCCGCGGTGGCCGCGGCCGCCGGTGGCGCGTGGACGCTGCACCGCCGCATCCCGGCGGGTACGGCGATCGCCGCCGTGCTCGGCGGAATCCTGATGGGCGTGGGTGCCCGGCTGGCCGGCGGCTGCAACATCGGCGCGTACCTCGCCGGTATCGCGTCCGGCAGCCTGCACGGGTGGGTGTGGGGGCTGTGCGCGCTCGCCGGTACGTGGGTCGGCCTGCGCGGCCGCGCCGCGTTCGGGCTCGCCAACCCGCGCCGCGACGACAGCGTCTGCTGA
- a CDS encoding ABC transporter substrate-binding protein yields the protein MKFAKIAAAATVALLALAGCGGGGNPMTENTKAPATKAPADTIVVGSADFPESTLIGEIYAGALRAKGVKVTTKFGIGAREIYLKALEDGSIDLIPEYTGNLLQAFDEKTKASTSADVYAELKKATPSKLTVLEQATAEDKDAVAVTKETAAKYKLKKLSDLKPVAGKLVLGGPPEWKTRERSGVPALEKVYGLKFKGDFKSLKGTLLPQALANGQVDAANMFTTDPVVQKNGFILLEDDKALFPAQNVVPLINKSKASPKVEEALNGVSAKLDTKTLLALNTQVVVDKKDASAVAKEWLTKNGLV from the coding sequence ATGAAGTTCGCAAAGATCGCCGCCGCGGCGACGGTCGCGTTGCTCGCCCTCGCCGGGTGCGGTGGCGGCGGCAACCCGATGACCGAGAACACCAAGGCTCCCGCGACCAAGGCGCCGGCCGACACGATCGTGGTCGGCTCCGCCGACTTCCCCGAGAGCACGCTGATCGGTGAGATCTACGCCGGCGCGTTGCGGGCCAAGGGAGTCAAGGTCACCACGAAGTTCGGCATCGGCGCCCGCGAGATCTACCTCAAGGCGCTCGAGGACGGGTCGATCGACCTGATCCCCGAGTACACCGGAAACCTCCTGCAGGCGTTCGACGAGAAGACGAAGGCCTCCACCTCCGCCGACGTGTACGCCGAGCTGAAGAAGGCCACACCGAGCAAGCTCACCGTGCTCGAACAGGCCACTGCGGAGGACAAGGACGCGGTGGCGGTGACCAAGGAGACCGCCGCGAAGTACAAGCTGAAGAAGCTCAGCGACCTCAAGCCGGTCGCCGGCAAGCTCGTGCTCGGCGGCCCGCCGGAGTGGAAGACCCGCGAGCGTTCCGGCGTCCCCGCGCTGGAGAAGGTGTACGGCCTGAAGTTCAAGGGCGACTTCAAGTCGCTCAAGGGGACCCTGCTCCCGCAGGCGCTGGCCAACGGCCAGGTCGACGCGGCCAACATGTTCACCACCGACCCGGTGGTGCAGAAGAACGGCTTCATCCTGCTCGAGGACGACAAGGCCCTCTTCCCGGCGCAGAACGTCGTACCGCTGATCAACAAGTCCAAGGCGTCGCCGAAGGTCGAGGAGGCGCTGAACGGCGTCTCGGCCAAGCTCGACACCAAGACGCTCCTCGCCCTGAACACCCAGGTCGTCGTGGACAAGAAGGACGCGTCCGCGGTGGCCAAGGAGTGGCTCACCAAGAACGGCCTCGTCTGA
- a CDS encoding ABC transporter permease, with product MAAHREGDIVISSVIGWFGNPDNWTGDGGIPVRLLQHLEYSLAALLIAALIGIPLGLYIGHTGRGAFLVAGLANSLRALPSLGLLVVMALLLGSRIHGDLVYVIPSILVLVVLAVPPILASTYSGVQGVDPAARDAAYGMGMTGMSVLTKVEAPCALPLILSGVRSAMLQIIATATIAAITSLGGLGRFIVDGQAVRDYAQMVGGSILVAALAIVVEAVLALVQRLVVPAGLTSRAQRRASAVSAERTEPEPDAEVGREELAGVR from the coding sequence GTGGCAGCGCATCGCGAGGGGGACATCGTGATCTCGTCGGTGATCGGCTGGTTCGGCAATCCGGACAACTGGACCGGGGACGGCGGCATCCCGGTCCGGCTGCTCCAGCATCTGGAGTACTCCCTGGCGGCCCTGCTGATCGCGGCGCTGATCGGCATCCCCCTCGGCCTCTACATCGGGCACACCGGGCGCGGCGCGTTCCTCGTCGCGGGCCTCGCCAACTCCCTGCGCGCGCTGCCCTCGCTGGGCCTGCTCGTGGTGATGGCGCTGCTGCTGGGGTCCCGGATCCACGGCGACCTGGTCTACGTCATCCCGAGCATCCTCGTCCTGGTCGTGCTCGCCGTCCCACCGATCCTGGCCAGTACGTACTCCGGGGTGCAGGGCGTCGACCCGGCCGCCCGCGACGCGGCGTACGGCATGGGCATGACCGGCATGAGCGTGCTCACCAAGGTCGAGGCGCCGTGCGCACTGCCGCTCATCCTGTCCGGCGTACGCAGCGCCATGCTGCAGATCATCGCCACCGCCACCATCGCCGCGATCACCTCACTCGGCGGCCTCGGCCGGTTCATCGTGGACGGCCAGGCGGTCCGCGACTACGCCCAGATGGTCGGCGGCTCGATCCTGGTCGCCGCGCTGGCGATCGTGGTCGAGGCGGTGCTGGCGCTGGTGCAGCGGCTGGTGGTCCCCGCCGGCCTCACCAGCAGGGCACAGCGACGGGCGTCGGCGGTCTCCGCCGAACGCACCGAGCCGGAGCCGGACGCCGAGGTCGGCCGCGAAGAACTCGCCGGAGTCCGCTGA
- a CDS encoding ABC transporter permease: MISWLRDNAGTVASYFLQHVWLATLPLVIALVLAIPLGWVARRYGWLHTPMIGLTGLLYTIPSLALFVVLPLILGTQILDPINVVVALTIYSLALLVRTVADGLGSVPGDVEQAATAMGYTGFRRFFAVDLPVAVPVIAAGMRVAAVSNVSLVAVSALLGVPQLGLLFTDGLNRDYFPPLVAGIVLCVLLALALDGLILVLTRLLAPWQRIARGTS; the protein is encoded by the coding sequence GTGATCTCCTGGCTTCGCGACAACGCCGGCACCGTCGCGTCGTACTTCCTGCAGCACGTCTGGCTGGCGACGCTGCCGCTGGTGATCGCCCTGGTGCTGGCGATCCCGCTCGGCTGGGTGGCCAGGCGTTATGGCTGGCTGCACACGCCGATGATCGGCCTCACCGGCCTGCTCTACACCATTCCGTCGCTGGCGCTGTTCGTCGTGCTGCCGCTCATCCTGGGTACTCAGATCCTCGACCCGATCAACGTCGTGGTGGCGTTGACGATCTACTCGCTGGCGCTGCTGGTCCGCACCGTGGCCGACGGCCTCGGCTCGGTTCCGGGCGACGTCGAGCAGGCGGCGACCGCGATGGGCTACACCGGTTTCCGCAGGTTCTTCGCCGTCGACCTGCCGGTGGCGGTGCCGGTCATCGCCGCGGGCATGCGGGTCGCCGCGGTGTCCAACGTCAGCCTGGTCGCGGTGTCGGCGCTGCTCGGCGTACCCCAGCTCGGCCTGCTGTTCACCGACGGGCTCAACCGCGACTACTTCCCGCCGCTGGTCGCCGGCATCGTGCTGTGCGTCCTGCTCGCCCTGGCGCTGGACGGGCTGATCCTGGTGCTGACCCGGCTGCTGGCCCCGTGGCAGCGCATCGCGAGGGGGACATCGTGA
- a CDS encoding ABC transporter ATP-binding protein, producing MIEFESVTKRYPDGTVAVDQVDLRAPSGEITVLVGPSGCGKTTSLRMINRMVEPTSGRILIDGKDTGTTNPAQLRRGIGYVIQHAGLFPHRTVVDNVATVPLLLGWNRKKARAHAAELIERVGLDAHLGDRYPAQLSGGQQQRVGVARALAADPPVMLMDEPFSAVDPVVRESLQEEFLRLQDELDKTIVFVTHDIDEAIKLGDRVAVFRTGGRLAQFAEPKRLLEHPADEFVAGFVGKDRGYRALSFTPADGISLDDEPTVRLGAPIADARKAAVDGWVLVVDDERRPQGWLDAQNSPQDAVDSDHLNRAGTVASAEGSLRGVLDAALSSPTGRGVVADPAGRLLGTITAGPVLARLDQPTAGRGAPDQSPEPEVANP from the coding sequence GTGATCGAGTTCGAATCCGTGACCAAGCGTTACCCCGACGGAACCGTCGCGGTCGACCAGGTGGACCTTCGGGCTCCGTCCGGTGAGATCACGGTGCTCGTCGGGCCCTCCGGATGCGGGAAGACGACCTCCCTGCGGATGATCAACCGCATGGTGGAGCCGACGTCGGGCCGCATCCTGATCGACGGCAAGGACACCGGCACGACGAATCCCGCGCAGCTTCGCCGCGGCATCGGTTACGTCATCCAGCACGCCGGCCTGTTTCCCCACCGCACGGTGGTCGACAACGTGGCGACCGTTCCGTTGCTGCTGGGGTGGAACAGAAAGAAGGCGCGCGCACACGCTGCGGAGCTGATCGAACGCGTCGGTCTGGACGCCCATCTGGGCGACCGTTATCCCGCGCAGCTGTCCGGCGGGCAGCAGCAGCGGGTGGGTGTGGCGCGGGCGCTGGCCGCCGATCCTCCGGTGATGCTGATGGACGAGCCGTTCAGTGCCGTCGACCCGGTCGTACGTGAGAGCCTGCAGGAGGAGTTCCTGCGCCTGCAGGACGAACTCGACAAGACGATCGTGTTCGTCACGCACGACATCGACGAGGCGATCAAGCTGGGAGACCGGGTGGCGGTTTTCCGTACCGGCGGGCGACTCGCGCAGTTCGCCGAGCCGAAGCGTCTCCTGGAGCACCCGGCCGACGAGTTCGTCGCGGGCTTCGTCGGCAAGGACCGCGGCTACCGCGCCCTGTCGTTCACCCCGGCCGACGGCATCTCCCTCGACGACGAGCCGACCGTCCGGCTGGGCGCCCCGATCGCCGACGCCCGGAAGGCGGCCGTCGACGGCTGGGTGCTGGTCGTCGACGACGAGCGCCGTCCGCAAGGCTGGCTTGACGCACAGAACTCCCCGCAGGACGCGGTGGACAGCGACCACCTCAACCGCGCCGGCACGGTGGCGTCGGCGGAGGGCTCCCTGCGCGGGGTGCTCGACGCCGCGCTCTCCTCGCCCACCGGACGCGGCGTGGTCGCCGACCCGGCCGGCCGGCTGCTCGGCACCATCACCGCGGGCCCCGTGCTCGCCCGGCTCGACCAGCCGACCGCCGGCCGGGGCGCGCCCGATCAGTCCCCCGAGCCGGAGGTCGCAAACCCGTGA